A genomic window from Populus nigra chromosome 7, ddPopNigr1.1, whole genome shotgun sequence includes:
- the LOC133698573 gene encoding E3 ubiquitin-protein ligase At3g02290-like, whose product MGSVCCCLHADDFEDYMNPESSVYRNCMCLGCFVQNFLHVYTSIFQRGQLHSVPSSIQGAASLTSSSSLDNSLADMYRSPPRPLPYDADPRWIRLQRDGLISRRDKGSSHSHEESEPLRSDSDVDSESFSTGDKWNVSACEDGGKEQRSRSSLKLSSAKATVGNGYVYSSSEEEDVCPTCLDEYTQENPKIMTKCSHHFHLGCIYEWMERSDSCPVCGMVMVFDETT is encoded by the exons ATGGGTTCTGTTTGTTGCTGTTTGCATGCTGATGATTTTGAGGATTATATGAATCCTGAGAGTTCTGTATATAGAAACTGCATGTGCCTTGGTTGCTTTGTTCAGAATTTCCTACATGTG TATACCTCAATATTTCAAAGAGGGCAATTGCATTCTGTCCCTTCATCCATTCAAGGGGCAGCATCTCtgacttcttcttcatctcttgACAACTCTCTTGCTGACATGTACCGATCTCCTCCACGGCCCTTGCCCTATGATGCTGACCCCAGATGGATCCGCTTGCAGCGTGATGGTCTGATTTCAAGACGTGATAAGGGTTCAAGTCATTCACATGAGGAATCAGAACCCTTAAGAAGTGATAGTGATGTTGATTCTGAATCCTTCAGCACAGGAGACAAATGGAATGTGTCTGCTTGTGAAGATGGAGGCAAGGAACAGCGTTCTAGATCCTCACTAAAGCTCTCATCTGCAAAAGCAACAGTTGGAAATGGATATGTTTATTCATCCTCAGAAGAAGAGGATGTCTGTCCAACATGTCTTGATG AATATACTCAAGAGAACCCAAAGATAATGACAAAATGCTCTCACCATTTCCACCTTGGTTGCATTTATGAGTGGATGGAAAGAAGTGATAGCTGCCCAGTCTGTGGCATG GTGATGGTATTCGATGAAACGACTTGA